A part of Emys orbicularis isolate rEmyOrb1 chromosome 13, rEmyOrb1.hap1, whole genome shotgun sequence genomic DNA contains:
- the ZNF750 gene encoding zinc finger protein 750 — protein sequence MSLLKERKPKKPHYIPRPPGKPFKYKCFQCPFTCNEKSHLFNHMKYGLCKNSITLVSEQDRVIKCPKSGSLEPKQINQIEPTAKPTSSKSITNGLSNLDSKPQYAFAKDDAKENVELQNQTTNKSAQGQKLVIQKELTPASTTAESVINMQPGLDGIVRPSAFVPVGEHRHSKGPETNEVAEMISLSNSNNKSLPFHAKSAFHAPNHPWKSGSTFIPPEFPHKIPPTKGFGPIPPYMHPMIPEYSPPFYEHGLAIYAPYLLPSNSPECENSVLSVYGTQDQRHFLPHPGPLPKPINPSSYEHYRLLPQYHSSPPVPYGFCRPTDPPFYRFPHVAGISRDTSSHLMEETTLLYPTSSSPSQQYSLSSHKKQTDYEKEIPLLHAKNHSKEDPNERENAKMSPRAGSAATGSPGRPSPTNFTQTSQVCEGLFDLSNKSSSTVIGKYDQQEENFSALRLARKSIDQSTLLQNVQNQQDRDSSTSIHVTGEDTHVQTECQAKNEASLSNTEDDTGITPLNLSKKPDTHTGVVHEHLYKNASKMEIQSFIELQDMPLNLSVKDSYNTVSLKTSFQHSSYDAGTATTPNNENENSEDVYNTMNPNSACDKPSFTAQSTEAQDLRVIDNSDEQKQTAAVALCQLAAYSPSKMRLDKEEQSSQDCNTPCTEPTLSSSDTQDNHRNHKAKGQKRTNQKESAKAQQGSKRVRPNDCSRVFTLRKRTRVS from the exons ATGAGTCTCCTCAAAGAGCGTAAACCAAAGAAACCTCATTATATCCCAAGGCCTCCAGGAAAACCTTTTAAATATAAGTGTTTTCAGTGCCCCTTTACTTGCAATGAGAAATCCCACCTTTTTAACCATATGAAGTACGGTCTCTGCAAAAACTCAATTACTTTAGTATCAGAGCAGGATAGAGTTATCAAGTGCCCAAAGTCTGGTTCCTTGGAGCCCAAACAGATCAATCAGATAGAACCTACAGCTAAACCAACTTCTTCTAAATCTATCACAAACGGTCTATCAAATCTTGATTCTAAGCCTCAATATGCTTTTGCAAAAGATGATGCCAAGGAAAATGTAgaattacaaaatcagacaacaAATAAATCAGCTCAAGGACAAAAGCTTGTAATACAGAAGGAATTAACTCCTGCCAGTACTACCGCAGAAAGTGTAATCAACATGCAGCCTGGTTTGGATGGCATTGTAAGGCCCTCAGCTTTTGTTCCTGTAGGAGAGCACAGACATAGTAAAGGCCCAGAAACTAATGAGGTTGCTGAAATGATATCCCTGTCTAATTCGAACAACAAAAGCTTGCCTTTTCATGCAAAGTCTGCATTTCATGCTCCAAACCACCCATGGAAATCAGGTTCTACTTTTATCCCACCAGAGTTTCCACATAAAATTCCTCCCACAAAAGGTTTTGGTCCCATTCCACCTTACATGCATCCAATGATTCCAGAGTATTCACCCCCTTTTTATGAGCATGGACTGGCTATCTATGCACCTTACTTGCTTCCAAGTAACTCACCAGAGTGTGAAAACTCTGTGCTGTCTGTCTATGGGACCCAAGATCAAAGACATTTTCTTCCCCACCCTGGGCCACTCCCAAAGCCAATAAATCCATCATCATATGAGCACTACCGATTACTTCCACAATATCATTCCAGTCCCCCAGTGCCATATGGATTTTGCAGACCAACAGATCCTCCATTTTATAGATTTCCACATGTAGCTGGTATTAGTAGAGATACAAGTTCTCATCTAATGGAGGAAACTACCTTGCTGTACCCAACTTCTTCAAGTCCATCTCAACAATACTCATTAAGCTCCCATAAAAAGCAGACTGATTATGAAAAAGAAATTCCACTGCTGCATGCCAAAAACCATTCAAAAGAAGACCCAAATGAAAGAGAGAATGCCAAAATGAGCCCCCGTGCAGGGAGCGCAGCAACAGGCTCACCTGGTAGACCCAGCCCAACTAACTTCACTCAGACAAGCCAGGTTTGTGAAGGCCTGTTTGACCTCTCTAACAAATCATCTTCCACTGTAATTGGGAAGTATGACCAACAGGAAGAAAATTTCTCAGCCCTCAGACTTGCGAGGAAAAGCATAGATCAATCAACTCTACTTCAAAATGTGCAGAACCAGCAAGATAGAGATTCATCTACcag TATTCACGTCACTGGGGAAGATACACATGTTCAGACTGAATGTCAAGCAAAGAATGAGGCCTCTCTGTCCAACACAGAGGACGACACAGGGATAACTCCGCTTAATCTTTCAAAGaagcctgacacacacacaggagtTGTTCATGAACACCTGTACAAAAATGCTTCCAAAATGGAAATTCAGAGTTTTATTGAATTGCAAGACATGCCTCTGAATCTCTCAGTGAAAGATTCCTATAACACCGTCAGCCTGAAAACTTCATTTCAGCATTCATCATATGATGCTGGGACTGCCACCACTCCaaacaatgaaaatgaaaattctgAAGATGTATACAACACAATGAATCCTAACAGTGCCTGTGACAAGCCTTCTTTCACAGCACAGAGTACTGAAGCTCAAGATTTAAGAGTAATTGACAATTCTgatgaacaaaaacaaacagcagctGTTGCTCTTTGTCAGCTAGCTGCATATAGTCCTAGTAAAATGAGACTGGACAAGGAAGAGCAAAGTTCTCAAGACTGTAATACTCCATGTACAGAGCCTACCCTCAGTTCTTCAGATACTCAGGATAATCACCGCAATCACAAAGCAAAAGGACAAAAAAGAACAAATCAAAAAGAATCCGCAAAAGCACAGCAAGGGTCTAAAAGAGTAAGACCCAATGACTGCAGCAGAGTGTTTACTCTAAGAAAGAGAACACGAGTATCATAA